One window from the genome of Vicugna pacos chromosome 23, VicPac4, whole genome shotgun sequence encodes:
- the LHX9 gene encoding LIM/homeobox protein Lhx9 isoform X3 translates to MEIVGCRAEDNSCPFRPPAMLFHGISGGHIQGIMEEMERRSKTEARLAKGAQLNGRDAGMPPLSPEKPALCAGCGGKIADRYYLLAVDKQWHLRCLKCCECKLALESELTCFAKDGSIYCKEDYYRRFSVQRCARCHLGISASEMVMRARDSVYHLSCFTCSTCNKTLTTGDHFGMKDSLVYCRAHFETLLQGEYPPQLSYTELAAKSGGLALPYFNGTGTVQKGRPRKRKSPALGVDIVNYNSGCNENEADHLDRDQQPYPPSQKTKRMRTSFKHHQLRTMKSYFAINHNPDAKDLKQLAQKTGLTKRVLQGEQILGHYSQTSRRLKIP, encoded by the exons ATGGAAATAGTGGGGTGCCGAGCAGAAGACAACTCGTGTCCTTTCCGCCCCCCAGCCATGCTCTTCCACGGGATCTCCGGAGGCCACATCCAAGGCATCATGGAGGAGATGGAGCGCAGATCCAAGACCGAGGCCCGCCTGGCCAAAGGCGCCCAGCTCAACGGCCGCGACGCG GGCATGCCCCCGCTGAGCCCGGAGAAGCCCGCTCTGTGCGCCGGCTGCGGGGGCAAGATCGCCGACAGGTACTACCTGCTGGCGGTGGACAAGCAGTGGCACCTGAGGTGCCTGAAGTGCTGTGAATGTAAGCTGGCCCTCGAGTCCGAGCTCACCTGCTTCGCCAAGGACGGTAGCATTTACTGCAAGGAGGATTACTACAG AAGGTTCTCTGTGCAGAGATGTGCCCGCTGCCACCTTGGCATCTCCGCCTCCGAGATGGTAATGCGCGCCCGAGACTccgtctaccacttgagctgtttCACCTGCTCCACCTGCAACAAGACCCTGACCACGGGTGACCATTTTGGCATGAAGGACAGCCTGGTGTACTGCCGCGCCCACTTCGAGACCCTCTTGCAAGGGGAGTACCCTCCACAGCTGAGCTACACCGAGCTGGCGGCCAAGAGCGGCGGCTTGGCCCTGCCTTACTTCAACGGCACGGGCACCGTGCAGAAGGGGCGGCCCCGGAAGCGGAAGAGCCCAGCGCTGGGAGTGGACATCGTCAATTACAACTCAG GTTGTAACGAGAACGAGGCGGACCACCTGGACCGGGATCAGCAGCCTTACCCGCCCTCGCAGAAGACCAAGCGCATGCGCACCTCCTTCAAGCACCACCAGCTGCGGACCATGAAATCCTACTTTGCCATCAACCACAACCCGGATGCCAAGGACCTCAAGCAGCTTGCTCAGAAAACAGGCCTGACCAAGAGAGTTCTGCAG GGAGAACAAATCTTGGGGCATTACAGCCAAACATCCCGACGTTTGAAAATTCCCTAA
- the LHX9 gene encoding LIM/homeobox protein Lhx9 isoform X1: MEIVGCRAEDNSCPFRPPAMLFHGISGGHIQGIMEEMERRSKTEARLAKGAQLNGRDAGMPPLSPEKPALCAGCGGKIADRYYLLAVDKQWHLRCLKCCECKLALESELTCFAKDGSIYCKEDYYRRFSVQRCARCHLGISASEMVMRARDSVYHLSCFTCSTCNKTLTTGDHFGMKDSLVYCRAHFETLLQGEYPPQLSYTELAAKSGGLALPYFNGTGTVQKGRPRKRKSPALGVDIVNYNSGCNENEADHLDRDQQPYPPSQKTKRMRTSFKHHQLRTMKSYFAINHNPDAKDLKQLAQKTGLTKRVLQVWFQNARAKFRRNLLRQENGGVDKADGPSLPAPPSADSGALSPPGTATTLTDLTNPTITVVTAVTSNMDSHESGSPSQTTLTNLF; encoded by the exons ATGGAAATAGTGGGGTGCCGAGCAGAAGACAACTCGTGTCCTTTCCGCCCCCCAGCCATGCTCTTCCACGGGATCTCCGGAGGCCACATCCAAGGCATCATGGAGGAGATGGAGCGCAGATCCAAGACCGAGGCCCGCCTGGCCAAAGGCGCCCAGCTCAACGGCCGCGACGCG GGCATGCCCCCGCTGAGCCCGGAGAAGCCCGCTCTGTGCGCCGGCTGCGGGGGCAAGATCGCCGACAGGTACTACCTGCTGGCGGTGGACAAGCAGTGGCACCTGAGGTGCCTGAAGTGCTGTGAATGTAAGCTGGCCCTCGAGTCCGAGCTCACCTGCTTCGCCAAGGACGGTAGCATTTACTGCAAGGAGGATTACTACAG AAGGTTCTCTGTGCAGAGATGTGCCCGCTGCCACCTTGGCATCTCCGCCTCCGAGATGGTAATGCGCGCCCGAGACTccgtctaccacttgagctgtttCACCTGCTCCACCTGCAACAAGACCCTGACCACGGGTGACCATTTTGGCATGAAGGACAGCCTGGTGTACTGCCGCGCCCACTTCGAGACCCTCTTGCAAGGGGAGTACCCTCCACAGCTGAGCTACACCGAGCTGGCGGCCAAGAGCGGCGGCTTGGCCCTGCCTTACTTCAACGGCACGGGCACCGTGCAGAAGGGGCGGCCCCGGAAGCGGAAGAGCCCAGCGCTGGGAGTGGACATCGTCAATTACAACTCAG GTTGTAACGAGAACGAGGCGGACCACCTGGACCGGGATCAGCAGCCTTACCCGCCCTCGCAGAAGACCAAGCGCATGCGCACCTCCTTCAAGCACCACCAGCTGCGGACCATGAAATCCTACTTTGCCATCAACCACAACCCGGATGCCAAGGACCTCAAGCAGCTTGCTCAGAAAACAGGCCTGACCAAGAGAGTTCTGCAG gtttggttccaaaacgcACGAGCCAAATTCAGAAGGAACCTTTTGCGGCAGGAGAACGGGGGTGTTGATAAAGCCGATGGCCCTTCGCTGCCCGCCCCGCCCTCAGCAGACAGCGGCGCTCTCAGTCCACCCGGCACTGCGACCACTTTAACAGACCTGACCAATCCCACTATCACTGTAGTGACAGCCGTGACCTCTAACATGGACAGCCACGAATCTGGAAGCCCCTCACAAACTACCTTAACGAACCTTTTCtaa
- the LHX9 gene encoding LIM/homeobox protein Lhx9 isoform X2, whose product MLNGTTLEAAMLFHGISGGHIQGIMEEMERRSKTEARLAKGAQLNGRDAGMPPLSPEKPALCAGCGGKIADRYYLLAVDKQWHLRCLKCCECKLALESELTCFAKDGSIYCKEDYYRRFSVQRCARCHLGISASEMVMRARDSVYHLSCFTCSTCNKTLTTGDHFGMKDSLVYCRAHFETLLQGEYPPQLSYTELAAKSGGLALPYFNGTGTVQKGRPRKRKSPALGVDIVNYNSGCNENEADHLDRDQQPYPPSQKTKRMRTSFKHHQLRTMKSYFAINHNPDAKDLKQLAQKTGLTKRVLQVWFQNARAKFRRNLLRQENGGVDKADGPSLPAPPSADSGALSPPGTATTLTDLTNPTITVVTAVTSNMDSHESGSPSQTTLTNLF is encoded by the exons CCATGCTCTTCCACGGGATCTCCGGAGGCCACATCCAAGGCATCATGGAGGAGATGGAGCGCAGATCCAAGACCGAGGCCCGCCTGGCCAAAGGCGCCCAGCTCAACGGCCGCGACGCG GGCATGCCCCCGCTGAGCCCGGAGAAGCCCGCTCTGTGCGCCGGCTGCGGGGGCAAGATCGCCGACAGGTACTACCTGCTGGCGGTGGACAAGCAGTGGCACCTGAGGTGCCTGAAGTGCTGTGAATGTAAGCTGGCCCTCGAGTCCGAGCTCACCTGCTTCGCCAAGGACGGTAGCATTTACTGCAAGGAGGATTACTACAG AAGGTTCTCTGTGCAGAGATGTGCCCGCTGCCACCTTGGCATCTCCGCCTCCGAGATGGTAATGCGCGCCCGAGACTccgtctaccacttgagctgtttCACCTGCTCCACCTGCAACAAGACCCTGACCACGGGTGACCATTTTGGCATGAAGGACAGCCTGGTGTACTGCCGCGCCCACTTCGAGACCCTCTTGCAAGGGGAGTACCCTCCACAGCTGAGCTACACCGAGCTGGCGGCCAAGAGCGGCGGCTTGGCCCTGCCTTACTTCAACGGCACGGGCACCGTGCAGAAGGGGCGGCCCCGGAAGCGGAAGAGCCCAGCGCTGGGAGTGGACATCGTCAATTACAACTCAG GTTGTAACGAGAACGAGGCGGACCACCTGGACCGGGATCAGCAGCCTTACCCGCCCTCGCAGAAGACCAAGCGCATGCGCACCTCCTTCAAGCACCACCAGCTGCGGACCATGAAATCCTACTTTGCCATCAACCACAACCCGGATGCCAAGGACCTCAAGCAGCTTGCTCAGAAAACAGGCCTGACCAAGAGAGTTCTGCAG gtttggttccaaaacgcACGAGCCAAATTCAGAAGGAACCTTTTGCGGCAGGAGAACGGGGGTGTTGATAAAGCCGATGGCCCTTCGCTGCCCGCCCCGCCCTCAGCAGACAGCGGCGCTCTCAGTCCACCCGGCACTGCGACCACTTTAACAGACCTGACCAATCCCACTATCACTGTAGTGACAGCCGTGACCTCTAACATGGACAGCCACGAATCTGGAAGCCCCTCACAAACTACCTTAACGAACCTTTTCtaa